In the genome of Populus alba chromosome 11, ASM523922v2, whole genome shotgun sequence, one region contains:
- the LOC118038292 gene encoding receptor-like protein 49, translating into MSSSPYGFSCYPVPKKVLWKEGTDCCSWDGVTCNMQTGHVIGLDLGCSMLYGTLHSNSTLFSLQHLQKLDLSSNDFNRSVISSSFGQFLHLTHLNLTSSNFAGQVPPEISHLSRLVSLDLSSNSEELMLEPISFDKLAQNLTQLRELYLGGVNMSLVVPSSLMNLSSSLSSLQLWYSGLKGELPDNFFRRSNLQSLYLRSNEELTGSFPPYNLSNALSHWIYSQLVGQIPFSFGKLKQLEYLDLGYNNFIGPIPDVFINQTQLAWLDLSGKILNAFFNLAQLTSLDLTNNRFDGQIPDSFSNLTQLTLLDLSNNSHNRLYGQIPPSVFKLEQLRALMLSSNDKLTGNISSVICELKFLEILDLSNNGFSGFIPQCLGNFSDGLLVLHLGANNLHGNIPSIYSEENSLRYLNFNGNQLKGVIPPSIINCVNLEFLDLGNNMIDDTFPSFLETLPQLEVVVLRSNKLHGSLKGPTVKDSFSKLQIFDLSNNSLSGPLPTEYFNNFKAMMSVDEDMDYMRTNNLSTSYVYSVTLAWKGLEIEFSQFQIALTTLDLSCNKFTGKIPESLGKLKSLIQLNLSHNSLICYIQPSLGNLTNLESLDLTSNLIAGRIPPQLCSRIWSTDSASTRQIGQFDSELPNIPLRTNILRVLILLVIAIQQKISALGGTIPFQISANEKALFMEVAAPGIGACSSLEQLVLWMLSYNQLEGPIPQGKQFNTFENGSYEGNLGLCGFPLQAKCNKGEGKQQPPSNFKKEDSMFEEGFGWKAVAMGYGCGFVFGVSIGYVCI; encoded by the exons ATGTCTTCTTCTCCATATGGATTTTCATGTTATCCAGTACCCAAGAAAGTGCTGTGGAAAGAGGGTACAGATTGCTGCTCTTGGGATGGCGTGACATGCAACATGCAAACTGGCCATGTAATTGGCCTAGACCTTGGTTGCAGCATGCTTTATGGCACCCTCCACTCTAACAGCACTCTCTTCTCCCTTCAACATCTTCAGAAGCTCGATCTCTCTTCCAATGACTTCAATCGCTCTGTCATTTCATCTTCCTTTGGTCAGTTCTTGCATTTGACGCATTTAAATCTAACTTCATCGAATTTTGCAGGCCAAGTTCCCCCAGAAATCTCCCATTTATCCAGATTGGTGTCGCTTGATCTCTCTTCCAACTCTGAGGAGCTGATGCTGGAACCGATTTCTTTCGACAAGCTTGCTCAGAACCTTACCCAGCTGAGAGAACTCTACTTGGGTGGAGTGAACATGTCTTTGGTGGTACCCAGTTCCTTGATGAActtgtcttcttctttgtcatctCTCCAACTCTGGTATTCTGGATTGAAAGGGGAACTCCCTGATAATTTCTTTCGCCGATCAAACCTTCAATCGCTCTATTTAAGGAGTAACGAAGAACTCACTGGGTCTTTTCCGCCATACAATTTGAGCAATGCTCTTTCGCATTGGATCT ATAGCCAGTTGGTTGGTCAAATCCCTTTCTCGTTTGGAAAACTTAAGCAACTCGAGTACCTGGATCTTGGatacaataattttattggtcCAATTCCtgatgtttttattaatcaaacgCAATTGGCGTGGTTGGACCTCTCAG GTAAAATTCTGAATGCTTTTTTTAACCTCGCACAGCTCACTTCGTTGGACCTCACAAACAACAGGTTTGATGGTCAAATTCCAGATAGTTTTTCTAACCTCACACAACTCACTTTGTTGGACCTCTCAAACAACAG TCACAACAGGTTGTATGGCCAGATTCCACCTTCAGTTTTCAAGCTTGAGCAATTGAGAGCTCTTATGCTTTCCTCCAATGATAAACTGACTGGGAACATCTCCTCTGTCATTTGTGAGCTGAAGTTCCTAGAGATTCTAGACTTGTCCAACAATGGCTTTAGTGGTTTCATCCCGCAATGCTTGGGAAACTTCAGTGATGGACTCTTAGTGTTGCATCTTGGTGCCAACAATCTCCACGGCAATATCCCTTCAATCTATTCAGAGGAGAACAGTTTGAGATATCTCAACTTCAATGGCAACCAATTGAAAGGGGTGATACCACCATCCATCATCAATTGTGTGAATTTAGAATTTCTGGACCTCGGTAACAACATGATTGATGACACATTCCCTTCCTTTTTAGAAACGCTTCCACAGTTGGAGGTTGTTGTTCTAAGGTCAAATAAACTCCATGGTTCTTTGAAGGGTCCAACTGTCAAGGACTCTTTTTCTAAATTACAGATATTTGACCTCTCCAACAACAGCTTGAGTGGTCCTTTGCCAACAGAGTATTTCAACAACTTCAAAGCCATGATGAGCGTTGATGAGGATATGGATTACATGAGGACAAACAATTTATCTACTTCTTATGTTTATTCTGTAACGTTGGCATGGAAAGGTTTGGAGATTGAGTTTTCTCAATTTCAAATTGCCCTCACAACACTTGATTTATCCTGCAATAAATTCACGGGAAAGATTCCAGAGTCCCTCGGGAAGCTTAAATCTCTGATACAGCTCAACCTTTCTCACAACAGCCTCATCTGTTATATCCAGCCATCACTGGGGAATTTAACTAATCTGGAATCGCTGGATCTCACTTCAAATCTGATTGCTGGAAGGATTCCTCCGCAATTG TGCAGCAGAATATGGTCCACTGATTCTGCTTCTACTAGGCAGATAGGGCAATTTGATTCCGAGCTACCCAATATACCTCTTCGAACCAACATACTTCGGGTGTTGATTCTGTTAGTGATAGCCATCCAGCAAAAGATCTCTGCCTTAGGAGGGACAATACCTTTCCAAATTTCAGCAAACGAGAAGGCATTGTTTATGGAAG TTGCCGCTCCTGGAATAGGAGCTTGCAGCAGTTTAGAGCAATTGGTGTTGTGGATGCTTTCGTATAACCAACTTGAGGGACCCATACCTCAAGGTAAGCAGTTCAACACATTTGAAAATGGTTCATACGAAGGGAACTTAGGATTATGTGGATTTCCCTTGCAAGCAAAATGCAACAAAGGTGAAGGGAAACAACAGCCACCATCAAACTTCAAGAAAGAAGATTCAATGTTTGAAGAGGGATTTGGATGGAAAGCAGTGGCAATGGGTTATGGATGTGGATTTGTATTTGGAGTCTCTATAGGATACGTTTGTATTTAG